The proteins below are encoded in one region of Brassica napus cultivar Da-Ae chromosome A6, Da-Ae, whole genome shotgun sequence:
- the LOC106350229 gene encoding protein BUNDLE SHEATH DEFECTIVE 2, chloroplastic-like has product MANSLGCFFPSPPPTCYLQSPNKSPILTDFFFPISDQSLSSLGQKIPVFHTCKSKSFQIQATDGNQTTKSNSILCPNCEGKGAVACSQCKGGGVNLIDHFNGQFKVGDSCWLCSGKNLILCGECNGAGFLGGFLSTQDQ; this is encoded by the exons ATGGCTAATTCACTAGGATGCTTCTTCCCTTCTCCTCCTCCTACCTGTTACCTCCAATCTCCCAACAAAAGCCCTATACTTACTGacttcttcttcccaataaGTGATCAGAGCCTATCGTCGTTGGGTCAGAAGATACCAGTGTTTCATACTTGTAAATCCAAAAGCTTCCAGATTCAG GCCACAGACGGTAATCAGACCACTAAATCGAACAGCATACTTTGTCCAAACTGTGAAGGCAAGG GTGCGGTGGCATGTTCTCAATGCAAAGGAGGAGGTGTGAATTTGATTGACCATTTTAATGGGCAGTTTAAAGTTGGTGACTCCTGTTGGCTTTGTAG TGGTaagaatttgattttgtgtgGGGAGTGCAATGGAGCTGGTTTCCTTGGTGGTTTCTTGAGCACCCAGGATCAGTAA
- the LOC111198993 gene encoding transcription factor bHLH47-like — MGEATLFLKDVFEQIESLRKEHFFSLCDHIEEELKEETSMFHPRFSDYKSEIEARVNQSKPELNTSPATEYHHHYQQHPELASQCLGLPIFQGAGFQQSAATTSGTAVLVLPTQPDGQTQDTSDLGGRVQTHGTSNVQ; from the exons ATGGGCGAAGCTACTCTGTTCTTAAAGGACGTCTTTGAACAGATTGAGTCCCTTAGAAAGGAGCACTTCTTTTCTCTCT GTGACCACATAGAAGAAGAGCTCAAAGAAGAAACATCAATGTTTCACCCGAGATTTTCAGACTACAAATCCGAGATAGAAGCAAGAGTGAATCAGTCTAAACCTGAGTTGAACACCTCTCCTGCAACAGAATACCATCATCACTACCAACAACATCCTGAACTAGCATCTCAGTGTCTAGGACTTCCCATTTTCCAAGGGGCCGGCTTTCAACAATCTGCTGCGACTACTTCTGGTACCGCGGTTCTTGTCCTTCCGACGCAACCCGATGGCCAGACACAAGATACCTCAGACTTGGGAGGGCGTGTGCAGACACATGGCACTAGTAATGTACAGTAG